A genomic stretch from Oligoflexus sp. includes:
- a CDS encoding GNAT family N-acetyltransferase, with product MNLEYRTLEESAIHEVHQCFLEAFSDYIVDIRTSEPMFREMNALRAVDYGLSVGAFVGKRMVGLTLNAKDEWNGKWTAYDAGTGVIPAFRGRGISRGMMQKVFELLDAQGFESYVLEVITRNDKALKLYQSLDFHITRRLECLVLKAPPQLRVDQGNHSVRDVAPDEIPRLEEAFLAEARYGFQASWQNGWNTIRRRPDLYRLVASWDDGQCLGYGIIGAGRGGIAQLWVRRDRRRQGLGSTLLRELMARSPGQKTYSWVNVDERAGHTLSFLKAMGFTEQLAQFEMEKLLHPASARTHSRPE from the coding sequence ATGAATCTGGAGTATCGCACCTTGGAAGAGTCCGCGATTCATGAGGTTCATCAATGTTTTCTGGAAGCGTTCTCCGACTATATTGTGGATATCCGCACGTCCGAACCCATGTTCCGCGAGATGAATGCACTGCGCGCTGTCGACTATGGACTGAGCGTCGGGGCCTTCGTCGGCAAACGTATGGTGGGCCTGACTCTGAATGCCAAGGACGAGTGGAATGGAAAGTGGACCGCATATGATGCCGGGACCGGGGTCATTCCTGCCTTTCGCGGACGTGGCATCAGCCGCGGTATGATGCAGAAGGTGTTTGAACTGCTCGACGCCCAGGGTTTTGAAAGTTATGTGCTGGAAGTCATCACCCGCAATGATAAAGCGCTGAAGCTTTATCAAAGTCTCGACTTTCACATCACAAGGCGCCTCGAATGCCTTGTTTTAAAGGCCCCGCCGCAGCTCCGTGTCGACCAGGGGAATCATAGCGTCAGGGATGTTGCACCAGACGAAATTCCACGGCTGGAAGAGGCTTTCCTCGCTGAAGCCAGGTATGGGTTTCAGGCTTCCTGGCAAAACGGCTGGAATACGATTCGTCGCCGTCCCGATCTTTATCGTCTGGTGGCGAGCTGGGACGACGGGCAATGCCTGGGCTATGGGATCATCGGGGCCGGGCGGGGCGGCATTGCTCAGCTGTGGGTCAGACGCGACAGGCGGCGTCAGGGTCTTGGTTCCACTCTTCTTCGCGAACTCATGGCTCGCAGTCCTGGACAGAAAACCTATTCCTGGGTGAATGTCGATGAACGCGCCGGGCATACTTTGAGTTTTCTGAAGGCCATGGGTTTTACGGAGCAGCTGGCTCAATTTGAAATGGAAAAGCTTCTTCATCCTGCATCCGCCAGAACTCATTCACGTCCCGAATGA
- a CDS encoding ATP-dependent DNA helicase, whose amino-acid sequence MSRLPVGVREFAVPLRREGSLTSGSGQTLLPLDFGQDIHQRIQDRLRNEDELFQPEYPLQQSFKEGSVTLHVRGRCDGFFNHETPLLEEIKSTQRFDALDKALHESIEHPYVLQIKVYGYMHWLKSGKVPGLQLRLVCLQTLKEKIIPVAFDPELFQDWIKQRCEQIVAEFKRFRAIQKNRHHLSKKIFFPFAEPRPSQTQLMESVRTALENEEHLLLQAPTGLGKTAGVLVPALTFALARGSPLVYIAPKNSQFQAAIDLVRIFHRRRVGLKVLVVTAKSKACPQAEVNCHDLVCPFAKDYHSKVARHELTPRDKKKNLWDRRYFQNLGKQFEICPYEISMERLREADLVICDYNYIFSPFGNYLTRYADPILPLPDPVLVIDEAHNLPERVRDAYSVEIRLSTLQHPSLPPALVKKALQLFTSIRPVQAETRVDIDAKAVKNLLAECLKGMIERWGEEGLPTADDPLFEFFMALTALDQMLEQPRDAVPILYKKEGHDTIIKALCIDPSGFIRPILDHFRGVVAFSATLKPFAFYRDVSGFDPENTVCVELSSPFPREHKKILIIPQVQTSLRERDRHYARIAQIIQKLAALRSGPSLVFFSSYGFLRQVQSELQALQPDWTIYTQNNAMGADALNDLWDVIDRSEGILLILAVQGGSLAEGIDFKGRGVHNVFIVGPALPTANFERQLMQEYFEKTYKQGRSYTYTYPAMTRSIQAAGRIVRDASEKGVIVLMDPRFLEMDYQETMPADWFQTNARELVSTQIIRDVNEFWRMQDEEAFPFQIEPAAP is encoded by the coding sequence ATGAGCCGACTTCCCGTGGGTGTTCGTGAATTCGCCGTTCCCTTGCGAAGGGAAGGGAGTCTGACGTCCGGTTCCGGGCAAACGCTTTTGCCCTTGGACTTCGGCCAGGATATTCATCAGCGCATCCAGGACCGGCTGCGGAATGAAGACGAGCTTTTCCAGCCTGAATATCCGCTGCAGCAATCCTTCAAAGAAGGCTCCGTCACGCTTCATGTGCGGGGCCGCTGCGATGGATTTTTCAATCATGAAACGCCGCTGCTTGAGGAAATCAAGTCCACGCAGCGTTTTGATGCCTTGGATAAGGCGCTGCATGAGTCCATCGAACATCCCTATGTGCTTCAGATCAAAGTCTATGGTTACATGCATTGGCTGAAGAGCGGCAAGGTCCCCGGGCTGCAGCTGCGCCTCGTCTGCCTTCAGACCCTGAAGGAAAAAATTATTCCCGTGGCCTTCGACCCGGAACTTTTTCAGGACTGGATCAAGCAACGCTGCGAACAGATCGTGGCTGAATTCAAGCGCTTTCGAGCCATTCAAAAAAATCGGCATCATCTTTCCAAAAAGATTTTCTTTCCCTTTGCCGAGCCCAGGCCTTCCCAGACCCAGCTGATGGAAAGCGTCAGGACCGCACTGGAAAACGAAGAGCACCTTCTTTTGCAGGCGCCCACAGGCCTCGGCAAAACCGCAGGCGTCCTGGTCCCGGCGCTGACCTTCGCCCTGGCGCGCGGCAGTCCCCTCGTCTATATCGCGCCCAAGAACAGCCAGTTTCAGGCCGCCATCGACCTCGTTCGAATTTTTCATCGGCGAAGAGTGGGTCTGAAAGTCCTGGTCGTGACTGCCAAGTCCAAAGCCTGTCCTCAAGCCGAGGTCAATTGCCACGATCTGGTTTGCCCCTTTGCCAAGGACTATCACAGCAAAGTCGCCCGGCATGAGCTTACACCGCGTGATAAGAAAAAAAATCTGTGGGATCGACGTTACTTTCAAAACCTTGGAAAGCAGTTTGAAATCTGCCCTTACGAAATTTCGATGGAACGCCTGCGGGAAGCCGACCTTGTGATCTGCGATTACAATTACATCTTTTCGCCGTTCGGCAACTACCTGACCCGTTATGCGGATCCCATCCTTCCCCTGCCCGATCCTGTGCTGGTGATCGACGAGGCACACAACCTGCCGGAGCGCGTGCGCGATGCCTATTCGGTCGAAATTCGCCTGTCCACCCTGCAGCATCCATCCCTGCCGCCGGCCCTTGTGAAAAAGGCCCTGCAGCTGTTCACCTCGATTCGTCCCGTCCAGGCCGAAACGCGCGTGGATATCGACGCCAAGGCCGTGAAAAATCTTCTGGCCGAATGTTTGAAAGGCATGATCGAGCGTTGGGGTGAAGAGGGACTGCCGACGGCAGACGATCCTCTCTTCGAATTCTTCATGGCTCTGACCGCCCTGGATCAGATGCTGGAGCAGCCCCGCGATGCCGTCCCCATCCTTTACAAAAAGGAAGGTCATGACACCATCATCAAGGCTCTTTGCATTGATCCCTCGGGCTTTATTCGGCCTATCCTGGATCATTTCCGTGGCGTCGTGGCCTTCTCGGCCACGCTCAAACCCTTTGCTTTTTATCGTGATGTCTCGGGCTTTGATCCCGAGAACACGGTTTGCGTGGAATTGAGTTCGCCCTTCCCACGCGAGCATAAAAAAATCCTCATCATCCCCCAGGTGCAGACGAGCCTCCGCGAAAGGGATCGGCATTACGCCCGCATCGCCCAGATCATTCAAAAGCTTGCCGCGCTCAGGTCCGGGCCCAGCCTGGTCTTTTTTTCAAGCTATGGATTTCTGCGGCAGGTCCAATCCGAGCTACAGGCGCTGCAGCCCGACTGGACGATCTACACGCAAAACAATGCCATGGGTGCCGATGCGCTGAATGATCTTTGGGACGTCATCGACCGGAGCGAAGGCATCCTCCTGATCCTGGCCGTTCAAGGCGGCTCCCTGGCGGAAGGCATCGACTTCAAAGGCCGCGGCGTTCATAACGTTTTCATTGTCGGGCCAGCGCTGCCGACCGCGAACTTTGAACGGCAGCTGATGCAGGAATACTTCGAGAAAACCTATAAGCAGGGACGCTCTTATACCTATACCTATCCAGCGATGACCCGATCCATCCAGGCCGCAGGCCGGATCGTGCGCGATGCGAGCGAGAAAGGCGTCATCGTCCTGATGGACCCAAGATTTTTGGAAATGGACTATCAGGAAACCATGCCGGCTGATTGGTTTCAAACGAATGCGCGGGAACTCGTCTCCACCCAGATCATTCGGGACGTGAATGAGTTCTGGCGGATGCAGGATGAAGAAGCTTTTCCATTTCAAATTGAGCCAGCTGCTCCGTAA
- a CDS encoding GIY-YIG nuclease family protein — protein MPFFAQKFILFDVQTTGTNPETSDIIEAGWGLYHAGADPLTVDWQVRLVAPRDSVNLSRRIQKLTGLAASTWTDETAISYEELSSQLSSFLHEHAGLPILVHYARFKRPFLFKALHDAHVEGLEGLWSLMNERMACTYELARRMMPHLKSYSLRAVAGYAGYSLGDKKRSRDHLIATAYIWKYMVAEGSTAHKSATTLPLQDPGIRQKRLSLPDAPGVYYFLDQAERILYVGKASSLKHRLNSYFRGQKTKGSRLNEMLTRAVDFRFRVVRTELEALFLESDEIKRIDPPYNRLLKTDERRVQSFRLKDWLLPSEKFPDAPRWAAQLWGPLLSVWNFQWLLSITGAAVKPEAIPSKRWLDAYFSEDVLEDAKGLIFATREPDAETWQDWARKVWETWLVEREQEDDESLEEDEPEAEPHDEDAEATPEEAAAFIQHTLLHALRQLHRARWLLRLMDCTISWQFRGGDAPVYYLRMQAGVPTWMDEAPDPGAFLPRSRWERLQEIDLPTHDRLTILYSEIRKGLKRGDQLRLCLRPGLVLDQDRLRTQLF, from the coding sequence GTGCCCTTTTTTGCGCAAAAATTCATACTCTTTGATGTCCAGACCACGGGCACCAATCCCGAAACCAGTGACATCATCGAAGCCGGCTGGGGCCTCTATCACGCCGGAGCGGATCCTCTGACTGTGGACTGGCAGGTCCGTCTGGTTGCACCACGGGACTCCGTGAATCTTTCCCGTCGCATTCAAAAACTGACCGGACTCGCCGCCAGCACCTGGACCGATGAGACGGCCATTTCCTACGAAGAGCTGAGCAGCCAACTCAGCAGCTTCCTGCATGAACACGCAGGTCTGCCGATCCTTGTGCATTATGCGCGCTTCAAGCGGCCTTTTCTTTTCAAAGCCCTGCATGATGCCCATGTCGAGGGTCTTGAAGGCCTTTGGAGCCTCATGAATGAACGCATGGCCTGCACCTATGAACTCGCAAGACGTATGATGCCGCATCTGAAGTCCTATAGTCTGCGGGCCGTCGCGGGTTATGCCGGCTATTCGCTCGGTGACAAGAAACGATCCCGCGATCATCTGATTGCCACGGCATATATCTGGAAATACATGGTGGCCGAGGGTTCCACCGCACACAAATCGGCCACGACCCTGCCTCTGCAGGATCCGGGTATTCGGCAAAAACGTTTGAGTCTCCCGGACGCTCCCGGCGTTTACTATTTTTTGGATCAGGCGGAGCGCATCCTTTATGTTGGGAAAGCCAGCAGTCTTAAACATCGGCTGAATTCCTATTTTCGCGGGCAAAAAACCAAGGGCAGCCGTCTGAATGAAATGCTGACGCGCGCCGTGGACTTTCGCTTTCGCGTGGTGCGGACGGAACTGGAAGCCCTGTTTTTGGAAAGTGACGAGATCAAAAGGATTGATCCTCCTTATAATCGGCTTTTAAAAACGGATGAACGACGCGTTCAAAGTTTTCGTTTGAAAGATTGGCTTTTGCCTTCGGAAAAGTTTCCCGATGCGCCCCGCTGGGCGGCGCAGCTTTGGGGCCCTCTCCTTTCCGTTTGGAATTTTCAGTGGCTGCTCTCGATCACCGGCGCTGCAGTCAAACCCGAGGCCATACCGTCCAAACGCTGGCTCGATGCTTATTTTTCCGAGGACGTGCTGGAGGATGCAAAAGGTCTCATCTTTGCCACAAGGGAACCGGATGCCGAAACCTGGCAGGACTGGGCACGGAAGGTTTGGGAAACATGGCTCGTAGAGCGCGAGCAGGAGGACGATGAGTCGCTTGAAGAGGACGAGCCCGAGGCTGAACCCCATGACGAGGATGCCGAAGCCACACCCGAAGAGGCCGCGGCCTTCATTCAGCATACGCTTCTGCATGCCCTGCGTCAGCTGCATCGGGCCCGTTGGCTCCTTCGCCTCATGGACTGCACCATCAGCTGGCAGTTTCGGGGTGGGGATGCGCCCGTTTATTATCTTCGCATGCAGGCCGGCGTTCCCACCTGGATGGATGAAGCGCCTGATCCAGGAGCTTTCTTACCACGTTCACGCTGGGAGCGTTTGCAGGAGATTGATCTTCCCACGCATGATCGTCTGACGATACTTTACAGTGAAATCCGCAAGGGGCTGAAGCGCGGGGATCAGCTTCGTCTATGTTTAAGGCCCGGCCTTGTCCTCGATCAGGACCGGCTGCGCACGCAACTTTTCTAG
- the mglC gene encoding galactose/methyl galactoside ABC transporter permease MglC, protein MMNSFQKRILTFLLENAIYVVLVLLVAGISIQDPNFLSFGSLRNILLSSSTKLILALGSAMVLISGGVDLSAGRVVGFAAVLSASMLQIEDYPRRFYPALSQLPLLGPILLALALGAVIGALNGLAVAKLRIPPFIATLGSMVIVFGLNLIYFDQEPNNSQPIGGLRPDFTDLGSGAIFGMPIIVLIAAAVFGIAWILFNKTLTGKSMYAIGGNREAARVSGINVDATLIRIYATASALAALAGILEAARSGGAKSNYGEMYELDAIAACVVGGVSTSGGIGTVPGVLAGVLIFSVINYGLTFIGMNPNLQFIVKGLIIITAVAIDVRKYWQRS, encoded by the coding sequence ATGATGAACAGCTTTCAAAAAAGAATTCTGACCTTTCTTCTCGAAAATGCGATTTACGTCGTGCTCGTCCTTTTGGTGGCCGGTATTTCCATTCAGGACCCCAATTTTCTTTCCTTCGGCAGTCTGCGGAATATCCTTCTGAGTTCCTCGACGAAATTGATCCTGGCCCTCGGCAGCGCGATGGTGCTGATCAGCGGTGGCGTGGATCTGTCTGCGGGTCGGGTTGTGGGTTTTGCTGCGGTCCTTTCCGCCTCCATGCTGCAGATCGAGGACTATCCGCGGCGCTTTTATCCCGCGCTCAGCCAGTTGCCTCTGCTCGGTCCAATTCTTTTGGCCCTGGCTCTGGGGGCTGTGATCGGGGCTCTGAACGGACTCGCCGTGGCGAAACTCCGCATTCCGCCCTTTATCGCGACCCTTGGCAGCATGGTGATCGTTTTTGGTTTGAACCTTATTTACTTCGATCAGGAACCGAATAACTCCCAGCCCATAGGTGGTCTGCGTCCGGATTTTACCGACCTTGGATCAGGGGCTATCTTCGGCATGCCCATCATCGTCCTGATTGCAGCGGCCGTTTTCGGGATTGCGTGGATACTGTTCAATAAGACCCTGACCGGCAAGAGCATGTATGCCATCGGCGGAAATCGTGAAGCAGCGCGCGTCTCGGGCATCAATGTCGATGCCACTCTGATTCGCATCTATGCCACGGCCAGCGCCCTGGCAGCTCTGGCTGGTATTCTGGAAGCGGCGCGCTCCGGCGGGGCCAAAAGCAACTACGGTGAGATGTATGAACTCGATGCGATTGCGGCCTGCGTGGTGGGCGGTGTTTCCACCAGCGGCGGGATCGGAACCGTGCCGGGAGTCCTGGCGGGTGTTTTGATCTTCTCCGTCATCAATTACGGCCTGACCTTTATCGGCATGAATCCCAACCTTCAGTTCATCGTCAAAGGCCTGATCATTATTACAGCCGTTGCGATCGACGTGCGCAAGTATTGGCAGAGAAGCTAG
- a CDS encoding sugar ABC transporter ATP-binding protein — MSGFVLEMKGITKLFPGVKSLDDVSLNVKPGSVHALMGENGAGKSTLMKCLFGLYQPDRGTIVFDGKAVQIKEPKQALERGIAMIHQELHPVPDRSVMENVWLGRFPVRRLGPFSWVSDRSMEEATTKLFQELDISMDPRVRIGTLSVSKIQLIEIAKAVSYQSKIIIMDEPTSSLTGPEAERLFAIIRDLKKRGVAIIYISHKMEEILRIADEVTILRDGRKVGTWPASELTIDTMIHSMVGRSLDQRFPPKLNIPNETYFEVKNLSAGANGRLRDVSFSVKKGEILGIGGLVGAQRTELLETIFGLRPKATGQFFSQGKEIFIRSPRDAIQHGLALLTEERRVTGIFPTWSVLENTVIANQKHYRGPFGLIRDKPRIADTERSIHDLRIKTPSWTAAIKNLSGGNQQKVLLARWLLTQPTLLLLDEPTRGIDVGAKAEIYGMIVELAKQGKSVIVISSEMAELIGLSDRILVMCEGRVAGMIPGQGATEEQILRLATQFKEPV, encoded by the coding sequence ATGAGTGGATTTGTTCTGGAAATGAAAGGCATCACCAAGCTCTTTCCAGGCGTCAAAAGCCTGGATGATGTGAGCTTGAATGTAAAACCCGGCAGCGTGCATGCGCTGATGGGAGAAAACGGAGCGGGCAAATCCACTCTGATGAAATGCCTTTTTGGACTCTATCAACCGGATCGCGGCACCATCGTCTTTGATGGCAAAGCCGTCCAGATCAAGGAACCCAAACAGGCTCTCGAACGCGGCATTGCGATGATCCATCAGGAGCTGCATCCCGTGCCGGACCGCAGCGTCATGGAAAACGTCTGGCTGGGACGCTTTCCCGTGCGGCGCCTCGGGCCCTTTTCCTGGGTCTCCGATCGCAGCATGGAAGAGGCCACGACCAAACTCTTTCAGGAGCTGGATATCAGCATGGACCCGCGAGTCCGCATCGGCACTCTCTCCGTGTCGAAGATCCAGCTCATCGAAATCGCCAAGGCCGTGTCCTATCAGTCGAAGATCATCATCATGGATGAACCGACCTCATCCCTGACCGGGCCCGAGGCGGAGCGGCTGTTTGCGATCATTCGCGATCTCAAGAAGCGCGGCGTGGCGATCATCTATATTTCCCATAAGATGGAAGAAATCCTGCGCATCGCCGATGAAGTCACCATACTGCGCGATGGCCGGAAGGTCGGCACATGGCCGGCGTCGGAACTGACGATCGACACCATGATTCACAGCATGGTGGGACGATCTTTGGATCAGCGTTTCCCGCCGAAGCTCAACATTCCGAATGAAACCTATTTCGAAGTGAAAAATCTGAGCGCAGGCGCGAACGGACGTCTGCGCGATGTTTCCTTCAGCGTGAAAAAAGGGGAAATCCTGGGCATCGGCGGTCTGGTGGGCGCGCAAAGGACCGAGCTGCTCGAAACCATCTTCGGCCTGCGGCCCAAGGCCACGGGACAGTTTTTCAGTCAGGGCAAGGAAATTTTCATTCGCTCCCCAAGGGATGCGATTCAGCACGGCCTTGCGCTTCTGACCGAAGAACGGCGGGTCACCGGCATTTTCCCCACCTGGTCGGTTCTGGAGAATACCGTCATCGCCAATCAAAAGCATTATCGCGGCCCTTTCGGATTGATCAGGGACAAACCGCGGATTGCCGATACCGAACGCAGCATTCATGATCTCAGGATCAAAACCCCATCCTGGACCGCTGCGATCAAAAACCTTTCTGGCGGCAATCAGCAGAAAGTCCTGCTGGCCCGCTGGCTCCTGACGCAGCCGACCCTGCTTCTTTTGGATGAACCCACCCGGGGCATCGACGTCGGCGCGAAAGCGGAAATTTACGGAATGATCGTGGAACTGGCCAAACAGGGCAAGAGCGTGATTGTGATTTCCTCGGAAATGGCCGAATTGATCGGGCTGTCCGATCGCATTCTGGTCATGTGCGAAGGCCGTGTGGCCGGCATGATCCCCGGCCAGGGAGCCACCGAGGAGCAGATACTGCGGCTCGCGACTCAATTCAAGGAACCCGTCTGA
- a CDS encoding S1 family peptidase yields the protein MKKLKLPMMVMFVLPLTILAGACGTKQNSELDIVGGRVVSAGDTGPEKISTVGLSGCTGTIIARDLVLTAAHCYENSVQGGYVLFGIQFNGRDRKIIQIASASINPAYTGSHNDVAMLKLAQEIPAGYQPAKLLPPALAMSPGDVVRQAGYGSDNTPNSFGTLRTVDSQYVGQTGAGALSVRNGRTAACSGDSGGPLYVRKNGEWYTAGITSTAFMDNARRCTGGNQYTSVALQYNLIVDMARKLTGRANPLDGVSSPKPEPGDMNGSPTNPAKFQILSDVTQSGNVLNVSVKNVTGRSVKNCEFTLTPTRYFYGIFPVTYDLTAKVAQAAADEEATLSFTDTYEGSSYLGAIASTALKKTCSE from the coding sequence ATGAAGAAACTGAAACTCCCGATGATGGTCATGTTTGTCTTGCCTCTGACGATTCTCGCTGGCGCGTGCGGCACCAAACAAAACAGTGAACTCGATATCGTAGGCGGTCGCGTGGTCTCTGCTGGGGACACAGGGCCGGAAAAAATTTCAACCGTTGGACTCAGCGGCTGCACGGGAACGATCATCGCCCGTGATCTTGTCTTGACCGCAGCGCACTGCTATGAAAACTCGGTGCAGGGCGGTTACGTGCTCTTCGGCATTCAATTCAACGGCCGCGATCGCAAGATCATTCAGATCGCATCGGCCAGCATCAATCCCGCCTATACCGGATCGCACAATGATGTGGCCATGCTGAAACTCGCGCAGGAAATTCCCGCCGGTTATCAACCCGCAAAACTTCTGCCTCCCGCGCTGGCCATGAGCCCCGGTGATGTCGTTCGCCAGGCCGGTTACGGCAGCGACAATACTCCCAATTCGTTTGGGACTTTGCGCACGGTCGACAGCCAGTACGTGGGTCAGACCGGAGCCGGCGCTTTGAGTGTCCGCAACGGACGCACAGCCGCCTGCAGTGGCGATTCCGGTGGTCCCCTTTACGTTCGCAAAAATGGTGAGTGGTACACTGCCGGTATCACCTCGACCGCCTTCATGGACAACGCGCGCCGCTGCACGGGCGGTAATCAGTACACCAGTGTAGCCTTACAGTATAATTTGATCGTGGACATGGCGCGAAAGCTGACCGGTCGCGCGAATCCACTGGACGGCGTGTCGAGCCCCAAACCTGAGCCAGGTGACATGAACGGCAGCCCAACCAACCCGGCGAAATTCCAGATTCTGTCGGATGTCACGCAGAGCGGCAATGTCCTGAATGTCAGCGTGAAGAACGTGACGGGCCGGTCCGTGAAGAACTGCGAGTTCACTCTGACACCAACACGCTACTTCTATGGCATCTTTCCTGTGACCTATGATTTAACGGCGAAAGTGGCTCAGGCTGCGGCCGACGAGGAAGCGACCCTGAGCTTCACAGATACTTATGAAGGAAGTTCGTACCTGGGCGCCATCGCCAGCACGGCACTCAAAAAGACCTGTAGCGAGTGA
- a CDS encoding galactose ABC transporter substrate-binding protein, with product MKQVPLAILALTVGFGVSCTKKKPNADVVIGSAIYKYDDTFMSGVRTAMSTAAQGKATIDFVDSANQQPVQSEKVDLFIAKKVSALAINPVDRTAAGVLIDKAKAANIPIVFFNREPMPEDLKKWDKAYYVGAKAEQSGTLSGEIVVDYWKSHPEADKNKDGVIQYVMLTGEPGHQDAELRTQYSVKAIEDAGLKTQKLAQDTAMWDRVRGQEKMAAFIGAQGDKIELVIANNDDMALGAIEALKAVGYFRDKKYMPVVGVDATAAAMKALEDGTLLGTVLNDAKNQGQATFALAYALAQGKTPDKANTGYDLTDGKYVWIPYQKITKENRQTAM from the coding sequence ATGAAACAGGTTCCACTCGCAATACTGGCTCTCACCGTTGGATTCGGCGTGAGCTGCACAAAAAAGAAGCCGAACGCGGACGTCGTCATCGGCAGTGCTATCTATAAGTACGATGACACCTTCATGTCCGGCGTCCGGACTGCCATGAGCACGGCCGCCCAGGGCAAGGCCACCATTGATTTCGTCGATAGCGCCAATCAACAGCCGGTGCAGTCGGAAAAAGTTGATCTCTTCATCGCGAAAAAAGTCAGCGCCCTCGCCATCAATCCCGTGGACCGCACGGCCGCTGGCGTTTTGATCGATAAAGCCAAAGCCGCCAATATCCCCATCGTCTTCTTCAATCGCGAGCCCATGCCCGAAGACCTGAAGAAGTGGGATAAAGCATATTATGTAGGCGCGAAGGCCGAGCAGTCGGGCACTCTGTCCGGCGAGATCGTGGTGGATTACTGGAAGTCGCATCCCGAAGCCGACAAAAACAAGGACGGCGTGATTCAGTATGTGATGCTCACCGGCGAGCCGGGTCATCAGGATGCGGAACTGCGCACGCAGTATTCGGTCAAGGCGATCGAAGACGCTGGTTTGAAAACTCAGAAACTGGCCCAGGATACCGCCATGTGGGATCGCGTGCGCGGCCAGGAGAAGATGGCTGCCTTTATCGGCGCGCAAGGGGACAAGATCGAGCTGGTCATCGCCAATAACGATGACATGGCCCTGGGCGCTATCGAAGCGCTGAAAGCCGTCGGTTATTTCCGTGATAAAAAATATATGCCCGTCGTGGGTGTCGATGCCACGGCTGCGGCCATGAAGGCCCTCGAAGACGGCACGCTGCTCGGCACCGTTTTGAATGATGCGAAAAATCAGGGTCAGGCGACCTTCGCCCTGGCCTATGCCCTGGCCCAGGGCAAGACACCGGACAAGGCCAACACAGGCTACGACCTGACCGATGGCAAGTACGTGTGGATTCCCTATCAGAAGATCACCAAGGAGAATCGTCAGACCGCGATGTAA